In Hamadaea flava, a genomic segment contains:
- a CDS encoding demethylmenaquinone methyltransferase, with amino-acid sequence MTRADLDKDRHEIAEMFDGVADRYDRTNTILSFGQDRSWRKATAAALDLRPGERVLDLGAGTGISTVDLGRSGAYAVGADISLGMLGVGRRVRPHVPLVAGDALALPFADASFDAVTISFALRNVNDTAAALREMARVTKPGGRLVVCEFSHPTVPVFRTVYLSYLMRSLPVVARKVASNPDAYVYLAESIRAWHNQSSLAEVIAASGWTKVGWRNLTGGIASLHRAVRV; translated from the coding sequence GTGACCCGCGCAGACCTGGACAAGGACCGGCACGAGATCGCCGAGATGTTCGACGGTGTGGCCGACCGCTATGACCGCACCAACACGATCCTCTCGTTCGGCCAGGATCGGTCCTGGCGGAAGGCGACGGCCGCCGCGCTCGATCTGCGGCCGGGGGAGCGGGTGCTCGACCTCGGGGCGGGCACCGGGATCTCCACCGTGGATCTGGGTCGGTCCGGGGCGTACGCGGTCGGGGCGGACATCTCGCTGGGCATGCTCGGCGTCGGCCGGCGAGTACGCCCGCACGTGCCGTTGGTCGCCGGGGACGCCTTGGCGCTGCCCTTCGCCGACGCCTCCTTCGACGCGGTGACCATTTCCTTCGCCCTGCGCAACGTCAACGACACCGCGGCGGCGCTGCGGGAGATGGCCCGTGTGACCAAGCCCGGCGGCCGGCTCGTGGTGTGTGAGTTCTCCCACCCCACCGTGCCGGTCTTCCGCACTGTGTACCTGTCCTATTTGATGCGTAGCCTGCCCGTCGTCGCCCGCAAGGTCGCGTCCAATCCGGACGCGTATGTGTATCTGGCGGAGTCGATCCGGGCCTGGCACAACCAGTCGAGCTTGGCCGAGGTGATCGCCGCGAGCGGCTGGACGAAGGTCGGCTGGCG
- a CDS encoding DUF11 domain-containing protein — protein sequence MWMRRVLAAAAAALVAGLATGAATAYAAPTTADLAVSASAVGGRVGQAVDVRYVLRNNGPQSAAPLTYTVDFTAPPGTRIVSTGGGICQPASGTHARCAYSAALADGARRQLTLRLRIDSAPTGCGALVISYADDPRPGNNTAAVRVAVDGRPRNCSGSDTTASPRPTKSKVSPTPSDEPTVDATEEFTDETSSPDDSPQPATMPQDTVGGLGLGSVLVIGGGAVLVSLGGLLLWWMLRKDPDDDADDATGPIYR from the coding sequence ATGTGGATGCGCAGAGTGCTGGCCGCAGCCGCGGCGGCGCTCGTCGCCGGGCTGGCGACGGGAGCCGCGACGGCGTACGCCGCACCGACGACAGCCGATCTAGCGGTGTCCGCCTCGGCGGTCGGCGGACGGGTCGGCCAGGCGGTCGACGTCCGATACGTGCTGCGTAACAACGGTCCGCAGAGCGCCGCTCCACTCACCTACACGGTGGACTTCACCGCCCCACCCGGTACGCGCATCGTCAGCACCGGCGGCGGCATCTGCCAACCCGCGTCCGGTACGCACGCCCGCTGTGCGTACAGCGCCGCGTTGGCGGACGGCGCCCGGCGGCAGTTGACGCTGCGGCTGCGGATCGACAGCGCACCCACGGGGTGTGGCGCGTTGGTGATCAGTTACGCCGACGACCCTCGGCCGGGCAACAACACCGCCGCGGTGCGGGTGGCCGTCGACGGCCGTCCCCGTAACTGCTCCGGTTCGGACACGACCGCGTCGCCGAGGCCGACGAAGTCCAAGGTGTCCCCGACGCCGTCCGACGAACCGACCGTCGACGCCACTGAGGAGTTCACGGACGAGACGAGCAGCCCGGACGACAGCCCGCAGCCGGCGACCATGCCGCAGGACACCGTCGGCGGGTTGGGCCTCGGCTCCGTGCTCGTGATCGGAGGTGGCGCCGTGCTCGTCTCGCTGGGCGGCCTGCTGCTGTGGTGGATGCTGCGCAAGGATCCCGACGACGACGCCGACGACGCCACCGGGCCGATCTACCGCTGA
- the mqnC gene encoding cyclic dehypoxanthinyl futalosine synthase: MTSVQQIDSILQRAADGGRISPDEALLLYTDAPLHPLGEAADAVRRRRYPDGIVTYLIDRNINYTNVCVTACKFCAFFRAPKHAEGWSHPMEEILRRCGEAVDLGATQVMLQGGHHPDYGVEYYEELFSSVKQAYPQLAIHSIGPSEILHMAKVSGVSIEDAVIRIKAAGLDSIAGAGAEMLPDRPRQAIAPLKESGARWLEVMEVAHQHGVESTATMMMGTGETNAERIEHMRMIRDVQDRTGGFRAFIPWTYQPENNHLKGRTQATTLEYLRLIAVARLFFDNVNHLQASWLTTGKDAGQLALHMGVDDLGSIMLEENVISSAGARHRSNLQELIWMIRTAGRIPAQRDTLYNHLQVHWTPADDPTDDRVTSHFSSIALPGGGVGKALPLVEAH, encoded by the coding sequence GTGACGAGCGTTCAACAGATCGACAGCATTCTGCAGCGTGCGGCCGATGGCGGTCGGATCAGTCCGGACGAGGCCCTGCTCCTCTACACCGACGCGCCGCTGCACCCGCTGGGCGAGGCCGCGGACGCCGTACGCCGCCGGAGATACCCCGATGGCATTGTGACCTACCTCATCGACCGGAACATCAATTACACGAACGTCTGCGTGACGGCGTGCAAGTTCTGTGCCTTCTTCCGCGCGCCCAAGCACGCCGAGGGCTGGTCGCACCCGATGGAGGAGATCCTGCGCCGCTGCGGCGAAGCGGTCGACCTCGGCGCGACGCAGGTCATGCTCCAGGGCGGCCACCACCCCGACTACGGGGTCGAGTACTACGAGGAGCTGTTCTCCTCGGTGAAGCAGGCGTACCCGCAGCTGGCGATCCACTCGATCGGCCCGAGCGAGATCCTGCACATGGCCAAGGTCAGCGGGGTCTCGATCGAGGACGCCGTCATCCGGATCAAGGCCGCCGGCCTGGACTCCATCGCTGGAGCAGGCGCGGAGATGCTGCCCGACCGGCCGCGTCAGGCGATCGCGCCGCTGAAGGAGTCGGGCGCGCGCTGGCTGGAGGTCATGGAGGTGGCCCACCAGCACGGTGTGGAGTCGACCGCCACCATGATGATGGGCACCGGCGAGACCAACGCCGAGCGGATCGAGCACATGCGAATGATCCGGGACGTGCAGGACCGCACCGGCGGCTTCCGGGCTTTCATCCCGTGGACCTACCAGCCGGAGAACAACCACCTCAAGGGGCGTACGCAGGCCACGACGCTGGAGTACCTGCGGCTCATCGCGGTGGCCCGGCTGTTCTTCGACAACGTCAACCACCTGCAAGCCTCGTGGCTGACCACCGGTAAGGACGCCGGCCAGCTGGCGCTCCACATGGGTGTGGACGACCTCGGCTCGATCATGCTCGAGGAGAACGTCATCTCCTCGGCAGGTGCGCGCCACCGCTCCAACCTGCAGGAGCTGATCTGGATGATCCGCACCGCCGGTCGCATCCCGGCGCAGCGGGACACCCTCTACAACCACCTCCAGGTGCACTGGACGCCGGCCGACGACCCGACCGACGACCGCGTCACCTCGCACTTCTCCTCGATCGCCCTCCCGGGCGGCGGCGTCGGCAAGGCGCTTCCGCTGGTGGAGGCGCACTGA
- a CDS encoding aldo/keto reductase, giving the protein MRYRRLGDSGLVVSVVGLGCNNFGRKLNAEETRAVVDAAIDVGVTFFDAADVYGTPRGTCEMFLGEALKGRRDSVVLATKFGMDMGAGAGDPRSADGARGSRRYILKAVEDSLRRLQTDYLDLYQFHYPDPATPIEETLRALDDLVRQGKVRYLGSSQFASWQVTDAAWTAKTAGLTPFISTQQQYNWLTRKPEAELLPACERAGVGFIPFFPLQSGLLTGVYHRDQTPPAGSRMADDRYAAWLKAADWDTVEGLRAYADEAGVSMLEIAIGGLAAKPGVATVIAGATSPQQVRANAQAGGWIPSAAELERLDAITAGTLGTGR; this is encoded by the coding sequence ATGCGCTACCGCCGCTTGGGCGACTCCGGTCTGGTGGTCTCAGTCGTCGGACTGGGATGCAACAACTTCGGCCGGAAGCTGAACGCCGAGGAGACCCGCGCGGTCGTCGACGCCGCGATCGACGTGGGGGTGACCTTCTTCGACGCCGCCGACGTCTACGGCACCCCGCGTGGGACCTGCGAGATGTTCCTCGGCGAGGCGCTCAAGGGCCGCCGCGACAGCGTCGTGCTGGCCACCAAGTTCGGAATGGACATGGGCGCCGGAGCGGGCGACCCGCGCTCGGCCGACGGCGCGCGGGGCTCCCGGCGGTACATCCTGAAAGCGGTGGAGGACTCGCTGCGCCGGTTGCAGACCGACTACCTCGACCTCTACCAGTTCCACTATCCCGACCCGGCCACGCCGATCGAGGAGACCCTTCGCGCTCTCGACGACCTGGTCCGCCAGGGCAAGGTCCGGTACCTCGGCTCCTCGCAGTTCGCGAGCTGGCAGGTCACCGACGCCGCGTGGACGGCGAAGACCGCCGGGCTGACCCCGTTCATCAGCACGCAGCAGCAGTACAACTGGCTCACCCGCAAGCCCGAGGCCGAGCTGCTGCCCGCCTGCGAGCGGGCCGGCGTCGGCTTCATCCCGTTCTTCCCGCTCCAGTCCGGACTGCTCACCGGGGTCTACCACCGGGATCAGACCCCGCCGGCAGGCTCGCGGATGGCCGACGACCGCTACGCGGCCTGGCTGAAGGCGGCGGACTGGGACACCGTCGAGGGGCTCCGGGCGTACGCGGACGAGGCGGGCGTGTCGATGTTGGAGATCGCCATCGGCGGGCTCGCGGCCAAGCCGGGCGTCGCCACGGTGATCGCCGGCGCGACCTCTCCCCAGCAGGTACGCGCGAACGCACAGGCGGGCGGGTGGATCCCCAGTGCGGCGGAGCTGGAGCGATTGGACGCGATCACCGCGGGCACGCTGGGCACCGGCCGGTAG